A genome region from Scyliorhinus torazame isolate Kashiwa2021f chromosome 11, sScyTor2.1, whole genome shotgun sequence includes the following:
- the LOC140385171 gene encoding tribbles homolog 1-like, whose protein sequence is MSVNARTAIPILRWRQKRVEADEPAAKCPRLSDCPPDSADLPSPASPCPTESCPPGSQASARIGDYILLQSLERDKVFRAIGSHTGEEFVCKVFDIKSYRDEIGPYLQIPAHENITAIEEIILGERRCYVFLGKGHGDMHLYMRSCKRLDEEEAARLFRQIVSAVAHCHSSGIVLRDLKLRKFVFADKQSTRLRLESLEDAHILKGKDDSLSDKHGCPAYVSPEILNTSGCYSGKAADVWSLGVMLYTLLVGRYPFHDSDPSALFSKIRRGHFCIPDSVSPKAKCLIRSLLRRDPPERLAAGEILLHPWFRAACQPLQPDQESLNSDQTVPEFEGDGQEDHPLSC, encoded by the exons ATGAGTGTAAACGCGCGGACAGCGATCCCCATCCTGCGATGGAGACAGAAGCGGGTGGAGGCGGACGAGCCGGCCGCCAAGTGCCCGCGGTTGAGTGACTGCCCCCCGGACAGCGCTGACCTCCCCTCGCCGGCCTCCCCCTGCCCCACCGAGAGCTGCCCGCCCGGCTCGCAGGCATCGGCTCGCATCGGCGACTACATTCTCCTGCAGAGCCTGGAGCGGGACAAGGTCTTCCGGGCGATTGGCAGCCACACGGGAGAGGAATTCGTCTGCAAG gtTTTTGACATCAAGAGTTACAGGGATGAAATCGGACCCTATCTGCAAATCCCAGCCCACGAGAACATCACGGCGATCGAGGAGATCATCCTGGGCGAGCGGAGGTGCTACGTGTTCCTGGGGAAGGGGCACGGGGACATGCACTTGTACATGCGGAGCTGCAAGCGGCTGGACGAGGAGGAGGCGGCGCGGCTCTTCCGCCAGATTGTCTCGGCCGTGGCGCACTGTCACAGCTCGGGCATCGTCCTGCGAGACCTCAAACTCAGGAAATTCGTCTTCGCCGACAAGCAGAG CACGAGGCTCAGGCTGGAGAGCTTGGAAGATGCTCATATTCTGAAAGGAAAGGACGATTCCCTGTCCGACAAGCACGGATGTCCAGCTTATGTGAGCCCGGAGATACTGAACACGAGTGGATGTTATTCCGGGAAGGCAGCCGATGTCTGGAGCCTGGGTGTGATGCTTTACACTCTGCTGGTGGGACGTTACCCCTTCCACGATTCGGACCCCAGCGCCCTGTTCAGCAAGATCCGCCGAGGCCACTTCTGCATTCCCGACAGTGTTTCCCCCAAAGCCAAGTGCCTGATCCGTAGCCTGCTGAGGCGGGACCCGCCGGAGAGACTGGCGGCCGGAGAGATCCTGCTGCACCCCTGGTTCCGCGCTGCCTGCCAGCCGTTGCAGCCCGATCAGGAGAGCCTGAATTCGGACCAGACAGTCCCAGAATTTGAGGGTGATGGGCAGGAAGACCACCCCCTTTCCTGTTGA